GGTCGCCGTACGTCGATCCCTCCGGCTGGACGCCGACGATCCGTGCGTCACAGCCCTGGTCGCGGGCGTAGTCGGCCATCCCCATCAACGTCCCGCCGGTCCCCATGCCAGCGACGATGGCACCCACCTCGCCGTCGAGCGCGTCGAACACCTCCGGTGCAGTCGTCGCGTAGTGCGACTCGGCGTTCAGCGGGTTCTGGAACTGCTGGGGGACGACCGCGTCGTCGAGTTCCTCGGCCAACTCGTGGGCGCGCTCGATGGCGCGACCCATCCCGTCCTCGCTGGGGGTGTTGACGACCTCGGCGCCGAGCGCGCGCATCAACTGCTGTTTCTCGACGCTGAAGCGCTCGGGGACGACGAACACGGCGTTCACGTCGAGTTGCCCCGCGGCGACCGCGAAGCCGATGCCCGTGTTACCCGCGGTCGGTTCGATCACCGTGCCGCCGGGGGAGATGGTCCCCTCTTCCAGCATCCGTTCGAGCATGTACTTCCCGATGCGGTCTTTCACGGAGGCGCCGGGGTTGAACGTCTCCAACTTCGCGTACACCGGGACGTCGTCGGGCGAGGCGTGGACCCGGACGAGCGGCGTCTCCCCGACCGTCTCCAACACGGAGTCGAGGGGTTCGCGGTGGGTGGTCATGTCCTCGCAACTCTTGCCGAGGGACACGTATCTTTCTATCGCGAGGAGCGCGCTCGCGGCGACCGCCGCTCAGGCCGCGTCCGTCGGTGAGTCGGCGCTGGCGTCGTCGCCAGTCGGCTCGTCGGCAGCCGACTCCTCTTCGGTCTCGTCTGTCTCGTCTGTCTCGTCTGCCTCCGCTTCGAGGTCGAGGTCGTCGACGACGGCGTCGACGTCGACGCCCTGCTGTTCGGCGAGCGCCTCGATCACCGCCCGCTGTCGCGCGGTCTCACGTTCGAGCGCGCCGACGCGCGCCTCGGTGGTCTCGACGGAGTCTTGCATCGACTCCACCTGCTCGCGGATCTCGTTGACCTTCGCGTACAGCTTCTCGGCCATGTCGGCGACCGTCTGGAGCTTCTTCGCCGTGCTTCCGAGTCCCATACCCGTCCTGGTGGGCCGGTGCCCCTGTGCGTTGCGGTCTGGCGTCGCGACCACCGGAGGATTTACTCCGGCGCTCGCGTAGCGCTCGGCGTGTTCAGACGAACGGTCCTCGCGACCGCGACGGCGACGCTCGCCGGGTGCGGTCTCGCGCCCGACCCGCCCTCCACGACCGGCTTCCCCGAGACGCTCCCGAACGCCGTCTTCGCGTTCTCGTGGGACCGCGACGCCGGCGTCTACGAGATCGACTTCGTCAGAGGGAACCGCCTCACGACCACCAACACCGGCGCGCTCGCGTCGGTCGTGACGAGCGACGACGCGGAGTCGACGACGCTGTGGGTCGGTGGCGTGCCCGGCGGGCCCTCCGTCGGCGACGACTCGACCGAGCCGCGGGCGTCGTTCCCGCTGACTCCCGGTGCAACCCTGCGCGTCCCCGTCGAGCGCCGAGGCGACGTGCGGGTGATCTGGACCGCGCCTGACGGGAGTCGGAGTCGGGTCGTCGGTCAGTGGGAGCTCACAGAACAGCCGAGGACGGATCGCTCGACTGCCGCCGCGAGCGGCGACGCGACCGACACCGCCGCGCCCACGGAGGAGCCGTGAACCGCCGAGCCTTCCTCGCGAGCGCCGGTGCCGCCGCGGCGGGCGTCCTCGGATACGGCGGCGCTCGCGTCGCCGACCTGCGCCCGTACGATCCGACCGTCCCGGCGGCGTCCCTCGACGACGAGGCGTCGCCGCGCGAGCGCGTGCTCGCGGCGACTCGACACGTGTTCGCGGCAGACCACCGCGCGGTCACCCGCGTCCGGGTGCTCGACGACTGGACCGGCGACGCGCCGTACCGCCTGACGCGCCACCGCGAGCTGCACGAGCACTCCCGGCGACGCCACACCCATGCGCTGACGACGTTCGGCGACGGCCTCGTGCTCGCCGACCGCGACCGGGACGGCGTCGACCCGCGGGCGGCGACGCCGTACGCCACCATCGACGCGGTGCTCCACTTCTCGGACGCGGTGCTGGCGGACCCGGAGACGCTCCCCGAGCGGTTCGTCCTTCACGTCGACGACGGGCGCCTCGCGTTCGACCGCGACG
The DNA window shown above is from Halobaculum marinum and carries:
- a CDS encoding PLP-dependent cysteine synthase family protein; the protein is MTTHREPLDSVLETVGETPLVRVHASPDDVPVYAKLETFNPGASVKDRIGKYMLERMLEEGTISPGGTVIEPTAGNTGIGFAVAAGQLDVNAVFVVPERFSVEKQQLMRALGAEVVNTPSEDGMGRAIERAHELAEELDDAVVPQQFQNPLNAESHYATTAPEVFDALDGEVGAIVAGMGTGGTLMGMADYARDQGCDARIVGVQPEGSTYGDLFGEETEEGDYKTEGIGTHDVSTNELVDPEKLDDLKTFSDRAIHEEMARLAREEGQLVASSAAANSLAAIEVAEEIRDGAVDAPHDTVVTVFCDSSERYLSKGVYREFAEWQG
- a CDS encoding DUF5798 family protein, translating into MGLGSTAKKLQTVADMAEKLYAKVNEIREQVESMQDSVETTEARVGALERETARQRAVIEALAEQQGVDVDAVVDDLDLEAEADETDETDETEEESAADEPTGDDASADSPTDAA